The Dermochelys coriacea isolate rDerCor1 chromosome 13, rDerCor1.pri.v4, whole genome shotgun sequence genome includes the window GGAAGAGAGATGCTAGCGCTGATGATGATGGTCTCCACTACAGCTGGGATTGATGCTGTGGTGATCGAGCcaccgggggtcgatttagcggcTCTACTGAAGCCCCACTAAATCAACCGCCGATCGCTCAGACATCGACACCGGTACTCCACCGGCGTGAGtaggggcaggtctacactagggcAGAGATTGAagctctgagattgatccaccgggggtcgatttagcaaatctagtaaagacccgccaaatcaagtgcagattgctctccagtcgatccctgtactctacccccgatgagaagagtaaggtaagtcgactggatattttcaaaaaggaaaggaggacttgtggcaccttagagactaacaaatttatttgagcaaaagctttcgtgagctacagctcacttcatcggatgcatgtggagTGGATGGGACAtcgcacaaagtaaaactatttccccatggtatttctcccccccaccccccaccgttcctcagacgttcttgtcaactgctggaaatggcccaccttgattatcaccatgaaaggttttccacctcctcctccccccacccccattcctgcaggtaatagctcatcttaagagatcactctccttacagtgtgtatgataaaacccattgtttcatgttctctgtgtgtgtatataaatctcccctctgtattttccaccgaatgcatccgatgaagtgagctgtagctcacgaaagcttatgctcaaataaattttttagtctctaaggtgccacaagtactccttttctttttgcgaatacagactaacacggctgctactctgaaacctggatattTTCAGTCAACTCCAGCtgcattattcacgtagctggagtagcgtagtgtaggtcaacttaccgcagtagtgtagacatagcctaaggggaGTTGACGGGAaagtttctcccatcaacccagGGCAGTGGTAAGTAGATCAAccctgtggtaagtagatctaagctatgttgacttGAGTTATGCTActaatgtaactcaaattgcgtcgCTTGGATGAGCTTTTCCCCCTAGTGCTGATCTGTCCTGAGACTTACCATGAAAAAAGTACCAGGAAAAAGAGTCAGGAAGACTCAGTGAGAATTTATTCTTGAATTCATTTTTTTGGTCAAACCTCGGTGGTAAATATTTTTATGTGTATAGTGCGTTACTGTGTGTGGCAAAGGATGCTCATGTGACACTATTTAGGCTGAGATTGGCAAAGTTGCCTAGTGCTTTTGAGTGCTCATTTCCCGTTCGTTTTAATtcattcatttctttttatttgggtgggggagggaaatcaggTCTTATGAGCTTTGAAAATTTTGGACAGACATCTTCTGTtagcattttatatatatgtatcaATGTCTATATTGATATCAGTATCAATATAGAAATAGATATGTTAATGTTGCCTTCACCATGCAAAGATGGATGAATAGGCAGGACATTGTACATGGCAGGACACTCAAACTCCCAACCCTCCACAGCCTTTCATGTTTTGTTTACCCAGCTACAGATCCGCAGAGAATACTACCTAATCAAAGTTCTTCACTCATAGCAGCGGCAACATTGTTTACCTACTTTTCAGAGGCATAATTGACAACAGATTATCCTAATCACTGGAGAATTAATCTCACTGGCATCAGTGGGTGTGGAAGAGACCCAGAAGCACTCAAAAGATATTAAGCTCCTTGCAAAATTTGGGCACTAGTGTTCATGTACGGATGACTGAAGCAGAGTGATCTActgaaacatgtttcagagtagcagccgtgttagtctgtattcgcaaaaacaaaaggagtacttgtggcaccttagagactaacaaatttattagagcataagctcacgaaagcttatgctctaataaatttgttagtctctaaggtgccacaagtactccttttctttctactgaaaCATGTGTCTTTTCAAAAAGAACGTCTCTTACAGTATCAAGTTTTGTATAAAGAAATGTGCATTAATTGTATGAAAGATGAATGCTCAAAAAGAAGCAGagtaacagaaagaaagaaagaaagaaaaagtaaggTCAATAAGAGGTAACCCTTTTCTGAAGGAATGAAATGGGCCATGTCTAAGAAACTGTATCAGTTCATCTCTATTTTACTATAGGCTAAATTTTTTCCTTTACACTTCTATGCCTGTTTCTGAAAGCAACCTGTTTCAGAATAGTTTTTCTCAGGGACTTTTTGACCtccttgtttctcaggctgtagatAACAGGGTTGATCACGGGAGTCAGGACTGTGTAGAAGAGAGGGAATATTTTGTGTAGGACCTTGGGAGTGTTGCTTGTTGGAAACACATAGACAGTAATCATGCTCATGTATAAAATTGTCACCACAgtgaggtgggaggagcaggtggaAAAGGCCTTTTGTCTCCCTGTGGTGGAAGGGATTCTCAGCATGGTGGTGATGATATAAATGTAGGATGTCAGGGTCAGTAGCAAAGGCACAAGTGTCCCAATggtagagacaggtttcagagtagcagccgtgttagtctgtattcgcaaaaagaaaaggagtacttgtggcaccttagagactaacaaatttattagagcataagctttcgtgagctacagctcacttcatcggatgcatggtagAGACAGTTAAATGTCGCCAGTTGCAGAGTCTGGGTGTCACCACAAGACAGCTTTATCATGGGtgaaaaatcacaaaagaaatggtCAATTTCTTTAGAACCACAGAATGTTAATGGGAACAAGAAATAATTTAGTGTGCCATTGACCAGAAAACTATATACCCAGGACCATGCCATTCATCAGAGCAGCATAGCGGAGTGGATTGCATATTGCTAAATACCGATCATAAGACATTGCCCAGAGCAGCAGATTTTCTGTCATTGCTATGATAGCAAAAAAATATGTTTGCACAAGGCAACTCTTAACAGAAATGGTTCCATCCCCAGTCAGGAGACTGGCCAGCAgcctgagcagcgaacagcagagaggctaacagagggagtttgcctggggagagcccactgaggcttacatcttgccagcttctctgagtagttactacaactcctgaggaagcttgtaGAAGGAAGATGATATGGATGGGGAgtattcagctgttgtgacctgcactggatgtgccatgtttgtctttcttccacaggacagaagtgaagtGCAccacaaagtgcaagctggtctccgtattggaagagaaggttcaaggtcttgagaaacaagtatcgaccctgcgttgcataagagaaactgaagatttcctggacagacgtcaggatatgcttctatgggcacaattttctgaagattcagagcaggctgcacagcggggacaggaggacggtgaagaaatttggcagcatgtgacctccagaagaagaaaggggagcgtccatgtaccagcaacgcagatacaggtaggtaaccattttcatgttctctccacaggtactaatgtggagagtggactagatgatacatctgagggaagggaacagaaggagagtccgccgattggaaggcatgagatggactgtcctagggttggggtttccacgaccactgctcccaagagaaggaggtgggtggtggtggtcggggactctctcctcagggggactgagtcatctatctgccgccctgaccgggaaaaccgagaagtctgctgcttgccggggctaggattcacgatgtgacagagagactgccgacaCTCATCAaaccctcggatcgctaccccttcctgcttctccatgtgggcaccaatgatactgccaagaatgaccttgagcagatcactgtggactacgtggctctgggaagaaggataaaggagttggaggtgcaagggtgttctcgtccatcttccctgtggaaggaaaaggcctgggtagagatcatggaatcgtggaagtcaacgaacggctacgcaggtggtgtcggagagaaggctttggattctttgaccatgggatggtgttccaagaaggaggagtgctaggcagacaCAGGCTCTatctaacgaagagagggaaaagcatctttgcaagcaggctggttaacctagtgaagagggctttaaactaggttcaccgggggaaggagaacaaagccctgaggtaagtggggaagtgggataccaggaggaagcacaaacAGAAGTgcgcgagagggcagggctcctgcctcatactgagaaagagggacgatcagcgagttatctcaaatttctatacacaaatgcaagaagcctgggaaagaagcagggagaactggaagtcctggcacagtcaaggaattatgatgtgattggaataacagagacttggtgggataactcacatgactggagtactgtcatggatggatataaaaagttcaggaaggacaggcagggcagaaaaggtgagggagttgcattgtatgtaaggaaGCAGTACGaatgctcagagctcaagtatgaaactgcagaaaaacctgaatgTCTCTgcattaagtttagaagtgtgagcaacaagagtgatttcatggtgggagtctgctatagaccacctgaccagggggatgaggtggacaaggctttcttctggcaactcacggaagttactagatcgcaggccctggttttcataggtttcagagtagcagccgtgttagtctgtattcgcaaaaagaaaaggagtacttgtggcaccttagagactaacaaatttattagagcataagctttcgtgagctacagctcacttcatcggatgcatttggtggaaaaaacagaggagagatttatatacacacacacagagaacatgaaacaatgggtttatcatacacactgtaaggagagtgatcacttaagataagccatcaccaacagcaggggggggaaggaggaaaacctttcatggtgacaagcaggtaggctaattccagcagttaacaagaatatcagaggaacagtggggggtggggtgggagggagaaataccatggggaaatagttttactttgtttaatgactcatccattcccagtctctattcaagcctaagttaattgtatctagtttgcaaattaattccaattcagcagtctctcgttggagtctgtttttgaagcttttttgttgaagtatagccactcttaggtctgtgatcgagtgaccagagagattgaagtgttctccaactggtttttgaatgttataattcttgacgtctgatttgtgtccattcattcttttacgtagagactgtccagtttggccaatgtacatggcagaggggcattgctggcacatgatggcatatatcacattggtagatgcgcaggtgaacgagcctctgatagtgtggctgatgtgattaggccctatgatggtatcccctgaatagatatgtggacagagttggcatcgggctttgttgcaaagataggttcctgggttagtggttctgttgtgtggtgtgtggttgctggtgagtatttgcttcagattggggggctgtctgtaagcaaggactggtctgtctcccaagatctgagagagcgatggctcttcctggttttcatgggagacttcaatcaccctgatatctgctgggagagcaatacagcagtgcacagacaatccaggaagtttttggaaagtgtaggggacaatttcctggtgcaggtgctggaggaaccaactaggggcagagctcttcttgacctgctgctcacaaaccgggaagaattaataggggaagcaaaagtggatgggaacctgggaggcagtgaccatgagatggtcgagttcaggatcctgacacagggaagaaaggagagcagcagaatacggaccctggacttcagaaaagcagattttgactccctcagggaactgatgggcaggatcccctgggagaataacatgagggggaaaggagtccaggagagttggctgtattttaaagaatccttattgaggttacagggacaaaccatcccaatgtgtagaaagaatagtaaatatggcaggcgaccaacttggcttaacagtgaaatccttgctgatcttaaacacaaaaaagactTAAACactttacaagaagtggaagattggacaaatgaccagggaagagtataaaaacattgctcgggcatgcaggagtgaaatcaggaaagccaaatcacacctggagttacagctagcaagagatgttaagagtaacaagaagggtttcttcaggtatgttagcaacaagaagaaagtcaaggaaagtgtgggccccttactgaatgagggaggcaacctagtgacagaggaggtggaaaaagctaatgtactcaatgattttttCACTTGTCTTCACGAAcagggtcagctcccagactactgcaatGGGCAGCATAGCacagggaggaggtgaccagccctctgtggagaaagaagtggttcaggactatttagaaaagctggacgagcacaagtccatggggccagatgcgctgcatccaagagtattaaaggagttgacggatgtgattgcagagcaattggccattatctttgaaaactcatggcgatcgggggaggtcccggacgactggaaaaaggctaatgtagtgcccagttttaaaaaagggaaggaggaggatcctgagaactacaggcccgtcagcctctcctcagtccctggaaagattattgagcaggtcctcaaggaatcaattctgaagcacttagaggagaggaaagtgatcaggaacagtcagcatggattccccgagggcaagtcatgcctgactaatctaattgccttctatgacgagataactggctctgtgtatGAGGGCAAAGCAGTGGACATATTGTTCCTtgcctttagcaaagcttttgacacggtctcccacagtattcttgccagcaagttaaagaagtatgggctggatgaatggactataaggtggatagaaagttggctagattgtcgggttcgacgggtagtaatcaatgactccatgtctagttggcagccggtatcaagtggagtgccccaagggtcagtcctcgggccggttttgttcaacatcttcataaatgatctggaggatggtgtggattgcaccctcagcaagtttgtagatgacactaaactgggaggagaggtagatatgctggagggtagggataggatacagagggccctagacaaattagaggattgggccaaaagaaatctgatgaggttcaacaaggacaagtgcagagtcctgcatttaggatagaagaatcccatgcaccgcttcagactagggaccaaatggctcagcagcagttctgcagaaaaggggttacagtggatgagaagctggatatgagtcaacagtgtgcccttgttgccatgaaggccagtggcattttgggatgtataagtagaggcattgccagcagattgagggatgtgatcgttctcctctattcgacattggtgaggcctcatctggagttctgtgtccagttttgagccccacactacaagaaggatgtggaaaaattggaaagcgtccagcggagggcaacaaaaatgattaggggactggaatacatgatttatgaggagaggctgagggaactgggatagtttagtctgcggaagagaagaatgagggggatttgatagctgctttcagctacctgaaagggggttccaaagaggatggagctagactgttctcactggtagcagatgacagaacaaggagtaatggtctcaagttgcagtgggggaggtttaggttggatatcaggaaaatgtttttcacaaggagggtggtgaaacactggaatgcattacctagggagttggtggaatctccttccttagaagtttttaaggtcaggcttgacaaagccctggctgggatgatttagttggggattggtcctgctttgagcagggggttggactagattcatagatactaaagtcagaagggaccattctgatcatctagtccgacctcctgcacagcgcaggccacagaatctcaccctcccactcctatgaaaaacctcacccatgtctgagctattgaagtccttaaatcatggttcaaagacttcaaggagcagagaagcctccctcaagtcaaccatgccccatgctacagaggaaggcgaaaaacctccagggcctctccaatctgccctggaggaaaattccttcccgaccccaaatatggcaatcagctaaaccctgagcatatgggcaagattcaccagccagatactacagaaaattctttcctgggtaactcagatcccatccatctaatatcccatctcaggggatttggcctatttaccctgaatatttaaagatcaattacttaccaaaatcccattatcccatcataccatctcctccataaacttatcaagtagaatcttaaaaccagatagatcttttgcccccactgcttcccttggaaggctattccaaaacttcactcctctgatggttaaaaaccttcgtctgatttcaagtctaaacttcctggtggccagtttatacccatttgttcttgtgtccacattggtgctgagctgaaataattcctctccctctcctgtatttatccctctgatatatttatagagagcaatcatatctcccctcaatcttcttttagttaggctaaacaagccaagctccttaagtctcctttcataagacaagttttccattcctcggatcatcctagtagcccttctctgtacctgctccagtttgaattcatcctttttaaacatgggagaccagaactgcacacagtattccaggtgaggtctcaccagtgccttgtataacagtactaaaacctccttatccctaccggaaatgcctctcctgatgcatcccaaaaccgcattagcttttttcacagccatatcatattggcagctcatcgtcattctatgatcaaccaatactccaaggtccttctcctcttccgttactgctaattgatgcgtccccaactcataactaaaattcttgttattaatccctaaatgcataaccttacatttctcattattaaatttcatcctattactattactccagtttacaaggtcatccagatcctcctgtataatatcccgatccttctccgaattggcaatacctcccagcttagtatcgtctgcaaactttattagcacactcccactttttgtgccaaggtcaataataaaaagattaaataagattggtcccaaaaccgatccctgaagaactccactggtaacctccctccaacctgacagttcgcctttcagtaggacccgttgcagtctcccctttaaccaattccttatccaccttttgatgttcatattgatccccatcttctccaatttaactaataattccccatgtggcacggtatcaaatgccttactgaaatctaggtaaattagatccactgcattttctttatctaaaaaatctgttactttttcaaaaaaggagattaggttggtttggcatgatctaccttttgtatgttgtattttgtcccatttaccattgacttcagtgtcgttaactaatttctccttcaaaattttttccaggaccttgcatactacagatgtcaaactaactggcctgtagttacccggatcatttttttttcctttcttaaaaataggaactatattagtaattctccaatcattcggtactattcctgagtttacagattcattaaaaattcttgctaatgggcttgcaatttcaggtgccaattcctttaatattcttggatgaagattatctggacccccgatttagtcccattaagctgtttcagttttgcttctacctccgatatggtaatatctacctctatatcctccttcccatttgtcatgctaccattatccctaagatcctctttagccttattaaagactgaggcaaagtatttgtttagatattgggccatgcctagattatttttaacctccacttcatcctcagtgtttagtggtcccacttcgtctttcttagttttcttcttatttatatggctatagaaccttttactattggttttaattccctttgcaaggtccaactctacccgacttttagcctgtctcactttatccctacatgttctgacctcaattaggtagctttccttgctgatccctcccatcttccactccctgtatgctttctgcttcttcttaatcacctctctaagatgcttgctcatccagcttggtctacaactccttcctatgacttttttcccctttcttgggatacaggcttccgatagcttctgcagctttgatgtaaagtaatcccaggcctcctctacctttagatccataagttcttcagtccagtccacttccctaactaatttccttaatttttgaaagtcagcccttttgaaatcaaaaactctagttgcagatttatttttgttaatccttccatttagtttgaactgaattagctcatgatcacttgagccaagattgtcccctacaaccatttcttctatgaggtcctcgctactcaccaaaattaaatctaaaatggcatcccatcTAGTCGGTTctgcaactacttgatgaaggaatccatcagctatcgcatctaggaaaatctgagccctattattattactagcactggtccttcagtctatatctgggaagttaaagtctcccatgatcacgcagtttccattagtatttaatttattaaagacattaaaaagggctctatccatatccaaattagatcccggaggtctatagcacaccccaagcactatcgtaggagaggctttactagttttcttccccaatgtaatttttgcccagacggactctatcttatccattgcattgcttcttatttctttacattctatctcatcattgatatacaatgctactccaccacctttacctttgtttctgtctttcctaaacagcacatacctttcaatacctgtagtccagtcatgactactattccaccatgtttctgttatccctataatatctggtttcacttcctgcaccagtagctctagttcctccattttgttacctaggctcctcgcattggtgtacaaacatcttaatttttgctgtttggcctcgctcacattttgtaccctattaggcacagtcattctacagccagtataacctattagactagtatccacaccgccctcgctccttatatacattctcctactcatggctgtatcctttcttacttcgtcttcttccctctcattgctaaaatctggcgtggagatttcctggacatctcccatccatctccccctaattcctagtttaaagctctctttatcagttgtgccagcctcgatcctagaagtctatttccttccctactcagatgaagtccatcccgagagaactgtcctctgtccgtgaatgccttccagtggccttacatcccaaagccctccttatagcaccattgcttaagccatctgttgacagtcataatcttgtcagacctttgttgcccttctctaggaacaggaaggatcccgctaaagatcacctgagcctcaatttccttaagcgtcttccccagcctagcatagtctcccttaatactttccagcgagaatctagccgtatcatttgttcccacatgaaggataattaggggattctttcccgctcccttgaggatccttttcaacctcaggtctacatcccgtgtcttagcacctggaagacagcacacccttctattctcaggatcagctctagttacaggcctgtctattcttctcaatagagagtccccgatcacatagacctgccttttcctggtgacggtgctattctccagtctctcccctgttccctctggctgcaagttctttccattcctattttcccttataatcctcttcaacccatcctgtatcctcctggggctcatatttggtgtagtctcccttgactcttccgcttttcctagaggactagcctctcttctcttcttccttacccttccaccttcaacaagtacctgctgagccccttcttcattttccaactctgcaaacctattcctaagctctatttctccttcactagcccgtcttttcctctgcctggttcttttagtcacatgcttccactgaccactttcctcacgcagtctcccctca containing:
- the LOC119841650 gene encoding LOW QUALITY PROTEIN: olfactory receptor 10A2-like (The sequence of the model RefSeq protein was modified relative to this genomic sequence to represent the inferred CDS: inserted 2 bases in 1 codon) encodes the protein MEKAEGRNENLIMEFILLGFWNAPELQTLLLLLFLVIDIVTMVGNILIIILVVADQHLRIPPYFFWPNPLICLGPSPLCCSLLRLLASLLTGDGTISVKSCLVQTYFFAIIAMTENLLLWAMSYDRYLAICNPLRYAALMNGMXSWVYSFLVNGTLNYFLFPLTFCGSKEIDHFFCDFSPMIKLSCGDTQTLQLATFTVSTIGTLVPLLLTLTSYIYIITTMLRIPSTTGRQKAFSTCSSHLTVVTILYMSMITVYVFPTSNTPKVLHKIFPLFYTVLTPVINPVIYSLRNKEVKKSLRKTILKQVAFRNRHRSVKEKI